A stretch of Girardinichthys multiradiatus isolate DD_20200921_A chromosome 20, DD_fGirMul_XY1, whole genome shotgun sequence DNA encodes these proteins:
- the smarcc2 gene encoding SWI/SNF complex subunit SMARCC2 isoform X1 — protein sequence MAVRKKDGGPNVKYFEASDTVSQFDNVRVWLGKNYKKYIQAEPPTNKSLSSLVVQLLQFQEEVFGRHVSNPPLTKLPMKCFVDFKSGGALCHILAAAYKFKSDQGWRRFDFQNPSRMDRNVEMFMTIEKSLVQNNCLTRPVIYLSPDIEPKLLSKLKDIIKRHQGSVTEDKTSSSHVVVPIPTSLEEEEWVRPVMKRDKQVLLHWGYFPDSYDTWIPASEIEAAVEDPPSTEKPRKVHAKWILDLDQYNEWMNEEDYEVGEGCPKRKRISAKTLTDEVTTPDERRDKKPGNAKKRKRSPSPSPTPPPQESKKKNTKKGPTTPYTKSKRGQREEEQEELSKDLDEASPIPASEEGNTAKTNNTKKDPESTPVKGGTEMDEQEDESMETTGKEEEEGSPSVKGEPVKSSDLHEDNVTEQTHHIIIPSYAAWFDYNSVHAIERRALPEFFNGKNKSKTPEIYLAYRNFMIDTYRLNPQEYLTSTACRRNLAGDVCAIMRVHAFLEQWGLINYQVDSESRPTPMGPPPTSHFHVLADTPSSLVPLQPKTSQTPATQPMISFPDKVKDKPTDLQNFGLRTDMYSKKTGSAKSKSGASSMRDWTEQETLLLLEGLEMYKDDWNKVSEHVGSRTQDECILHFLRLPIEDPYLEDSSSTLGPLAYQPVPFSQAGNPVMSTVAFLASVVDPRVASAAAKSALEEFSRMKEEVPAALVEAHVRRVEEAARVSGRQDPMYGLEGSGIAGTGLEEGDRPDESSDESKSDSQSNEEKREAKESKDGAMEEEEKQVENGKKEEERGREPEGEREADKTEPEMVDGENEKDAKEGIEEGQREGEMEGERKAKVERDVGEGNLATAAASALAAAAVKAKHLAAVEERKIKSLVALLVETQMKKLEIKLRHFEELETIMDREREALEYQRQQLLADRQSFHMEQLKYAEMRARQQHFQQIQHQQHSQAGGPHSNQATSAPAPQGPNASQPAPSTPAPQAAPSPAPPASSAPPPESQPPAGTHAPSPCPPGQTPAPHSSSSTTPAHHEASAPHQGESLHPSAPVPAPQ from the exons atggCGGTGCGGAAGAAAGACGGCGGCCCGAATGTAAAATATTTCGAAGCGTCTGACACCGTTTCCCAGTTTGATAATGTCCGCGTCTGGTTGGGAAAGAATTATAAAAAG TACATCCAGGCTGAGCCCCCCACTAACAAATCTCTGTCCAGCCTGGTGGTCCAGCTGCTCCAGTTCCAGGAGGAGGTTTTTGGCAGACATGTCAGCAATCCTCCCCTCACAAAGCTGCCG ATGAAATGTTTTGTAGACTTCAAGTCAGGAGGGGCTCTCTGCCACATTCTGGCTGCTGCCTACAAGTTCAAGAGTGACCAAGGATG GCGCAGGTTTGACTTCCAGAATCCGTCGAGGATGGACCGAAATGTGGAGATGTTCATGACGATTGAGAAGTCCTTGGTGCAG AACAATTGTCTGACTCGACCCGTCATCTACCTGAGCCCTGACATAGAACCAAAGCTGCTCAGCAAACTGAAAGACATCATCAAAAGACATCAG GGCTCCGTGACTGAAGACAAGACCTCCAGCTCCCATGTTGTGGTGCCTATTCCTACCAGTCTGGAGGAAG AGGAGTGGGTGCGTCCTGTGATGAAGAGAGACAAGCAGGTTCTGCTGCACTGGGGATATTTCCCGGACAG TTACGACACCTGGATCCCAGCCAGTGAGATTGAAGCTGCAGTGGAGGATCCTCCCAGCACAGAAAAGCCCAGAAAG GTTCATGCAAAATGGATTTTAGACCTCGACCAGTATAACGAGTGGATGAATGAGGAAGACTATGAGGTGGGAGAAGGTTGTCCTAAGAGGAAGAGGATCTCTGCCAAGACACTAACGGATGAGGTGACCACACCAGATGAGCGAAGGGACAAGAAACCAGGCAATGCCAAGAAAAGAAAGCGATCACCATCACCTTcgccaacacctccacctcaagagagcaagaagaaaaataccaaaaaagG GCCGACCACCCCGTACACCAAGTCTAAACGAGGTCAGAgggaggaggaacaggaggagctgtCCAAGGACCTGGATGAAGCCTCACCTATTCCTGCATCTGAAGAAGGAAACACAGCAAAGACAA ACAACACCAAGAAGGACCCAGAATCAACCCCAGTTAAGGGAGGCACTGAAATGG ATGAACAAGAAGATGAGTCCATGGAGACAACAGGAAAG gaagaggaggagggctCTCCCAGTGTAAAGGGTGAACCAGTGAAGAGCTCAGACCTTCATGAGGACAACGTGACGGAGCAAACCCACCACATCATCATCCCGAGTTACGCTGCCTGGTTCGACTACAACAG CGTTCATGCCATTGAGCGGAGAGCCTTGCCTGAGTTTTTCAATGGGAAGAACAAATCTAAAACCCCTGAGAT TTATCTAGCCTACAGGAACTTCATGATTGACACATATCGGCTGAACCCTCAGGAGTACCTGACCTCCACTGCCTGCCGAAGAAACCTGGCAGGAGACGTGTGTGCCATCATGAG AGTTCATGCTTTTCTAGAGCAGTGGGGACTGATCAACTACCAGGTGGACTCAGAGAGTCGGCCCACACCCATGGGACCGCCGCCGACCTCTCACTTCCACGTCCTTGCAGACACTCCTTCAAGTCTGGTGCCGCTGCAGCCCAAGACATCCCAG ACCCCCGCCACCCAGCCAATGATTTCATTCCCAGATAAAGTGAAAGATAAGCCCACAGATCTGCAAAACTTTGGGCTGCGGACCGACATGTACAGCAAGAAGACTGGATCTGCAAAG AGCAAGAGTGGAGCAAGCTCCATGAGAGACTGGACAGAGCAAGAAACACTACTTCTACTTGAG GGGCTGGAGATGTATAAGGATGACTGGAACAAGGTGTCTGAACACGTGGGCAGCCGTACACAAGACGAGTGCATCCTGCACTTCTTGCGGTTGCCAATTGAAGACCCATACTTGGAGGACAGCTCCTCCACACTGGGCCCACTGGCCTATCAACCAGTTCCTTTCAGCCAAGCAGGAAACCCTGTCATGAGCACCGTGGCCTTCCTGGCTTCTGTAGTTGACCCACGTGTGGCCTCAGCTGCAGCCAAATCCGCTCTTG AGGAGTTTTCCCGTATGAAAGAGGAGGTCCCTGCAGCGCTCGTCGAGGCTCATGTGCGGCGCGTCGAGGAAGCAGCGAGAGTCAGCGGCCGACAGGATCCCATGTACGGCCTGGAGGGGAGCGGCATCGCAGGCACTGGCCTGGAGGAGGGAGACAGGCCTG ATGAAAGCAGTGATGAAAGTAAGAGTGACAGCCAGTCGAACGAGGAGAAAAGAGAGGCCAAG GAGAGCAAAGATGGAGCgatggaggaggaagagaagcAGGTGGAGAATGGGaagaaagaggaagaaagaGGAAGAGAACCTGAAGGCGAGAGGGAGGCAGATAAAACAGAGCCTGAGATGG TTGATGGCGAGAACGAGAAAGATGCAAAAGAAGGAATAGAGGAGGGACAAAGAGAAGGAGAGATGGAAGGGGAAAGGAAGGCTAAAGTCGAGCGTGATGTGGGAGAGGGAAACCTGGCAACTGCTGCTGCTTCCGCTTTAGCAGCTGCTGCTGTCAAAGCCAAG CATTTAGCTGCAGTGGAAGAGAGGAAAATCAAATCTTTGGTGGCTCTGCTGGTGGAGACCCAGATGAAGAAGCTTGAGATTAAACTGCGACACTTTGAAGAACTGGAAACTATCATGGACAGAGAGAGGGAGGCT CTGGAGTACCAACGGCAGCAGCTGCTGGCTGACCGCCAGTCCTTCCACATGGAGCAGCTGAAATACGCTGAGATGAGGGCCCGCCAGCAGCACTTTCAGCAGATCCAGCACCAGCAGCACAGCCAGGCCGGAGGCCCTCACTCCAACCAGGCAACCTCAGCCCCAGCGCCCCAAGGCCCCAACGCGAGTCAGCCAGCTCCCAGCACACCAGCTCCACAGGCGGCCCCTAGTCCTGCACCACCAGCTTCTTCTGCCCCGCCTCCCGAATCCCAACCTCCTGCAGGCACTCACGCTCCATCTCCCTGCCCCCCGGGCCAGACCCCGGCCCCTCACTCCAGCTCCAGCACTACACCTGCACACCACG AGGCCAGCGCTCCTCACCAAGGTGAGTCACTCCACCCGTCAGCTCCTGTTCCTGCTCCGCAGtga
- the smarcc2 gene encoding SWI/SNF complex subunit SMARCC2 isoform X2, whose translation MAVRKKDGGPNVKYFEASDTVSQFDNVRVWLGKNYKKYIQAEPPTNKSLSSLVVQLLQFQEEVFGRHVSNPPLTKLPMKCFVDFKSGGALCHILAAAYKFKSDQGWFDFQNPSRMDRNVEMFMTIEKSLVQNNCLTRPVIYLSPDIEPKLLSKLKDIIKRHQGSVTEDKTSSSHVVVPIPTSLEEEEWVRPVMKRDKQVLLHWGYFPDSYDTWIPASEIEAAVEDPPSTEKPRKVHAKWILDLDQYNEWMNEEDYEVGEGCPKRKRISAKTLTDEVTTPDERRDKKPGNAKKRKRSPSPSPTPPPQESKKKNTKKGPTTPYTKSKRGQREEEQEELSKDLDEASPIPASEEGNTAKTNNTKKDPESTPVKGGTEMDEQEDESMETTGKEEEEGSPSVKGEPVKSSDLHEDNVTEQTHHIIIPSYAAWFDYNSVHAIERRALPEFFNGKNKSKTPEIYLAYRNFMIDTYRLNPQEYLTSTACRRNLAGDVCAIMRVHAFLEQWGLINYQVDSESRPTPMGPPPTSHFHVLADTPSSLVPLQPKTSQTPATQPMISFPDKVKDKPTDLQNFGLRTDMYSKKTGSAKSKSGASSMRDWTEQETLLLLEGLEMYKDDWNKVSEHVGSRTQDECILHFLRLPIEDPYLEDSSSTLGPLAYQPVPFSQAGNPVMSTVAFLASVVDPRVASAAAKSALEEFSRMKEEVPAALVEAHVRRVEEAARVSGRQDPMYGLEGSGIAGTGLEEGDRPDESSDESKSDSQSNEEKREAKESKDGAMEEEEKQVENGKKEEERGREPEGEREADKTEPEMVDGENEKDAKEGIEEGQREGEMEGERKAKVERDVGEGNLATAAASALAAAAVKAKHLAAVEERKIKSLVALLVETQMKKLEIKLRHFEELETIMDREREALEYQRQQLLADRQSFHMEQLKYAEMRARQQHFQQIQHQQHSQAGGPHSNQATSAPAPQGPNASQPAPSTPAPQAAPSPAPPASSAPPPESQPPAGTHAPSPCPPGQTPAPHSSSSTTPAHHEASAPHQGESLHPSAPVPAPQ comes from the exons atggCGGTGCGGAAGAAAGACGGCGGCCCGAATGTAAAATATTTCGAAGCGTCTGACACCGTTTCCCAGTTTGATAATGTCCGCGTCTGGTTGGGAAAGAATTATAAAAAG TACATCCAGGCTGAGCCCCCCACTAACAAATCTCTGTCCAGCCTGGTGGTCCAGCTGCTCCAGTTCCAGGAGGAGGTTTTTGGCAGACATGTCAGCAATCCTCCCCTCACAAAGCTGCCG ATGAAATGTTTTGTAGACTTCAAGTCAGGAGGGGCTCTCTGCCACATTCTGGCTGCTGCCTACAAGTTCAAGAGTGACCAAGGATG GTTTGACTTCCAGAATCCGTCGAGGATGGACCGAAATGTGGAGATGTTCATGACGATTGAGAAGTCCTTGGTGCAG AACAATTGTCTGACTCGACCCGTCATCTACCTGAGCCCTGACATAGAACCAAAGCTGCTCAGCAAACTGAAAGACATCATCAAAAGACATCAG GGCTCCGTGACTGAAGACAAGACCTCCAGCTCCCATGTTGTGGTGCCTATTCCTACCAGTCTGGAGGAAG AGGAGTGGGTGCGTCCTGTGATGAAGAGAGACAAGCAGGTTCTGCTGCACTGGGGATATTTCCCGGACAG TTACGACACCTGGATCCCAGCCAGTGAGATTGAAGCTGCAGTGGAGGATCCTCCCAGCACAGAAAAGCCCAGAAAG GTTCATGCAAAATGGATTTTAGACCTCGACCAGTATAACGAGTGGATGAATGAGGAAGACTATGAGGTGGGAGAAGGTTGTCCTAAGAGGAAGAGGATCTCTGCCAAGACACTAACGGATGAGGTGACCACACCAGATGAGCGAAGGGACAAGAAACCAGGCAATGCCAAGAAAAGAAAGCGATCACCATCACCTTcgccaacacctccacctcaagagagcaagaagaaaaataccaaaaaagG GCCGACCACCCCGTACACCAAGTCTAAACGAGGTCAGAgggaggaggaacaggaggagctgtCCAAGGACCTGGATGAAGCCTCACCTATTCCTGCATCTGAAGAAGGAAACACAGCAAAGACAA ACAACACCAAGAAGGACCCAGAATCAACCCCAGTTAAGGGAGGCACTGAAATGG ATGAACAAGAAGATGAGTCCATGGAGACAACAGGAAAG gaagaggaggagggctCTCCCAGTGTAAAGGGTGAACCAGTGAAGAGCTCAGACCTTCATGAGGACAACGTGACGGAGCAAACCCACCACATCATCATCCCGAGTTACGCTGCCTGGTTCGACTACAACAG CGTTCATGCCATTGAGCGGAGAGCCTTGCCTGAGTTTTTCAATGGGAAGAACAAATCTAAAACCCCTGAGAT TTATCTAGCCTACAGGAACTTCATGATTGACACATATCGGCTGAACCCTCAGGAGTACCTGACCTCCACTGCCTGCCGAAGAAACCTGGCAGGAGACGTGTGTGCCATCATGAG AGTTCATGCTTTTCTAGAGCAGTGGGGACTGATCAACTACCAGGTGGACTCAGAGAGTCGGCCCACACCCATGGGACCGCCGCCGACCTCTCACTTCCACGTCCTTGCAGACACTCCTTCAAGTCTGGTGCCGCTGCAGCCCAAGACATCCCAG ACCCCCGCCACCCAGCCAATGATTTCATTCCCAGATAAAGTGAAAGATAAGCCCACAGATCTGCAAAACTTTGGGCTGCGGACCGACATGTACAGCAAGAAGACTGGATCTGCAAAG AGCAAGAGTGGAGCAAGCTCCATGAGAGACTGGACAGAGCAAGAAACACTACTTCTACTTGAG GGGCTGGAGATGTATAAGGATGACTGGAACAAGGTGTCTGAACACGTGGGCAGCCGTACACAAGACGAGTGCATCCTGCACTTCTTGCGGTTGCCAATTGAAGACCCATACTTGGAGGACAGCTCCTCCACACTGGGCCCACTGGCCTATCAACCAGTTCCTTTCAGCCAAGCAGGAAACCCTGTCATGAGCACCGTGGCCTTCCTGGCTTCTGTAGTTGACCCACGTGTGGCCTCAGCTGCAGCCAAATCCGCTCTTG AGGAGTTTTCCCGTATGAAAGAGGAGGTCCCTGCAGCGCTCGTCGAGGCTCATGTGCGGCGCGTCGAGGAAGCAGCGAGAGTCAGCGGCCGACAGGATCCCATGTACGGCCTGGAGGGGAGCGGCATCGCAGGCACTGGCCTGGAGGAGGGAGACAGGCCTG ATGAAAGCAGTGATGAAAGTAAGAGTGACAGCCAGTCGAACGAGGAGAAAAGAGAGGCCAAG GAGAGCAAAGATGGAGCgatggaggaggaagagaagcAGGTGGAGAATGGGaagaaagaggaagaaagaGGAAGAGAACCTGAAGGCGAGAGGGAGGCAGATAAAACAGAGCCTGAGATGG TTGATGGCGAGAACGAGAAAGATGCAAAAGAAGGAATAGAGGAGGGACAAAGAGAAGGAGAGATGGAAGGGGAAAGGAAGGCTAAAGTCGAGCGTGATGTGGGAGAGGGAAACCTGGCAACTGCTGCTGCTTCCGCTTTAGCAGCTGCTGCTGTCAAAGCCAAG CATTTAGCTGCAGTGGAAGAGAGGAAAATCAAATCTTTGGTGGCTCTGCTGGTGGAGACCCAGATGAAGAAGCTTGAGATTAAACTGCGACACTTTGAAGAACTGGAAACTATCATGGACAGAGAGAGGGAGGCT CTGGAGTACCAACGGCAGCAGCTGCTGGCTGACCGCCAGTCCTTCCACATGGAGCAGCTGAAATACGCTGAGATGAGGGCCCGCCAGCAGCACTTTCAGCAGATCCAGCACCAGCAGCACAGCCAGGCCGGAGGCCCTCACTCCAACCAGGCAACCTCAGCCCCAGCGCCCCAAGGCCCCAACGCGAGTCAGCCAGCTCCCAGCACACCAGCTCCACAGGCGGCCCCTAGTCCTGCACCACCAGCTTCTTCTGCCCCGCCTCCCGAATCCCAACCTCCTGCAGGCACTCACGCTCCATCTCCCTGCCCCCCGGGCCAGACCCCGGCCCCTCACTCCAGCTCCAGCACTACACCTGCACACCACG AGGCCAGCGCTCCTCACCAAGGTGAGTCACTCCACCCGTCAGCTCCTGTTCCTGCTCCGCAGtga